One part of the Moraxella sp. FZFQ2102 genome encodes these proteins:
- a CDS encoding autotransporter assembly complex family protein, whose protein sequence is MPPKLVNTTFAFPIKSPPSPRALLWLACLSAISQAQAAGVDASHRTEQVAGAAASIAIGTNASAAQTLDISLLTPEQIEQRLRDVRRESPERILRPTNFDDTTALDTPVSRIDDGTPPIGLDALIANTAPTPNSLTTLGIDQANADATNPDDYIPEYVDTGRTTGDEVVIVEDEVVKPNLLRRTYDRLFNDGVSKVPRLKVNVILSDNQGNEDKLSRRDVKYEPYQNIKAALEDITAESVRDFQGSQARLRQTAQAAARAVGYYDVKLHITKVQAGEINVIIDDLGEPVRVENRAIEVRGDGTANQNYQAVVNSNALQAGDVFHHGEYEASKLAIETVSGEEGYLDGRWLNNSVDVVLPDNVADVSLVYDTGQQYQFDQVVFFTIDPDTGELTTDPDKLPVKSKLLEKLLTFEMGDAYNRQAVRQLSNDLLATGYFNAVNTEPVYPEKFAKQDEVNFENTPKDTPEPTAPVTETVDLGDGISVEIAPLEFSASQAIRDKLDQVAQKANMLYNLPDDRVLPTDTAEKDKSILARISDAVSGIAKAILPDETKDDTTLDLLNEDGKRPELANRKTPQQVYQDKKVPLYVFVASDKPRDAQIGLGWGSDTGARAITKFEHNLINRDGYQAGTEVRLSQKDKGVKLYGSKPLSHPLNDRLVASLNYGEETLDQIGKYDLKSRTLEQGVARNIITKNGWNRTYSLRYRMDELESRAPQDTWQDLPVDYVAGGVSQEALLAGVAINKTVADDLVNPMRGYRQYYSLEAGADGVVSETDLAIARAGISGIYSFGDNAYGKDRAHQLIAGIDTGYIWARDFDKVPYKLRFFAGGDQSIRGYNYNSLSPLSDTGYLVGGQALAVGRFEYNYEVMKDLRLAVFSDVGNAYNKDFSNDTKIGAGVGVRWASPVGQLRIDVATGVNEDDTPIKLHFFIGSPF, encoded by the coding sequence ATGCCGCCAAAGCTTGTCAATACGACTTTTGCGTTTCCGATCAAATCGCCACCATCACCGCGTGCGCTGCTGTGGCTTGCCTGCTTGTCTGCGATCAGTCAAGCGCAAGCAGCAGGCGTAGATGCCAGTCATCGCACAGAGCAGGTGGCAGGTGCAGCGGCAAGCATTGCTATCGGCACAAATGCCAGTGCCGCACAGACACTGGATATATCGCTACTGACCCCTGAGCAGATCGAGCAGCGGCTGCGTGATGTGCGCCGCGAGTCGCCAGAGCGAATCTTGCGTCCGACGAATTTCGATGATACTACCGCACTTGACACGCCTGTGTCGCGTATCGATGATGGTACGCCGCCGATCGGACTGGATGCGCTGATCGCCAATACTGCGCCGACGCCGAACAGCTTGACGACATTGGGCATCGATCAGGCGAATGCTGATGCCACCAATCCTGATGACTACATTCCTGAATATGTCGATACAGGGCGTACGACAGGCGATGAAGTGGTCATCGTCGAAGATGAAGTGGTCAAGCCCAATCTGCTTCGCCGCACTTATGATCGACTGTTCAATGATGGCGTGAGTAAAGTGCCACGCCTGAAGGTCAATGTCATCTTGAGCGATAACCAAGGCAATGAAGATAAGCTGTCACGCCGAGATGTCAAGTACGAACCATACCAAAATATCAAAGCTGCGCTAGAAGACATCACCGCTGAGTCGGTGCGTGATTTTCAAGGATCGCAAGCACGCCTGCGTCAGACGGCACAAGCTGCAGCGCGCGCGGTCGGTTATTATGATGTCAAGCTGCACATCACCAAGGTGCAAGCAGGCGAGATCAATGTCATCATCGATGATCTGGGCGAGCCTGTGCGTGTCGAGAATCGCGCCATCGAAGTGCGCGGCGATGGCACGGCCAATCAAAATTATCAAGCGGTGGTCAATTCTAATGCCTTACAAGCAGGTGATGTATTCCATCACGGCGAGTATGAAGCAAGTAAGCTTGCCATCGAGACGGTGAGCGGCGAGGAAGGCTATCTGGATGGGCGTTGGCTGAATAATTCGGTGGATGTGGTCTTGCCGGATAATGTCGCTGATGTCAGCTTGGTGTATGATACAGGTCAGCAATATCAGTTTGACCAAGTGGTCTTTTTCACCATTGATCCTGATACAGGCGAACTGACCACTGATCCTGATAAATTGCCTGTCAAATCCAAACTTCTAGAAAAGCTACTGACTTTCGAGATGGGCGATGCCTATAATCGCCAAGCGGTGCGCCAACTGTCCAATGATCTGCTTGCCACAGGGTATTTTAATGCGGTTAATACCGAACCTGTGTATCCTGAGAAGTTTGCCAAGCAAGATGAAGTGAATTTTGAAAATACACCCAAAGACACCCCAGAGCCAACAGCACCTGTGACGGAGACGGTGGATCTTGGTGATGGTATCAGCGTTGAGATCGCGCCACTTGAGTTCAGTGCATCCCAAGCGATCCGCGATAAGCTTGATCAAGTCGCCCAAAAAGCCAATATGCTGTATAACCTGCCTGATGATCGCGTGCTGCCGACCGATACTGCCGAGAAGGATAAGTCGATCCTTGCGCGTATCAGTGATGCAGTCTCAGGCATCGCCAAAGCCATCTTACCTGATGAGACCAAAGATGACACCACGCTTGATCTGTTAAACGAAGATGGTAAGCGACCTGAACTTGCCAATCGCAAAACCCCGCAGCAAGTATATCAAGACAAAAAAGTACCGCTGTATGTCTTCGTCGCCAGTGATAAGCCGCGCGATGCACAGATCGGTCTGGGTTGGGGGTCAGATACAGGTGCGCGTGCGATTACCAAGTTTGAGCACAATCTGATCAACCGCGACGGCTATCAAGCAGGGACAGAAGTGCGCTTATCCCAAAAAGATAAAGGCGTGAAACTCTACGGCTCTAAGCCACTGAGCCATCCGCTGAACGATCGCTTGGTGGCGTCATTGAACTATGGCGAAGAAACATTGGATCAAATCGGCAAATACGATCTGAAATCGCGCACACTAGAGCAGGGCGTGGCGCGTAATATCATCACCAAAAACGGCTGGAATCGCACATATTCACTGCGCTATCGCATGGATGAGCTTGAAAGTCGCGCGCCACAAGATACTTGGCAGGATCTACCTGTGGATTATGTCGCAGGGGGTGTCAGCCAAGAAGCGCTGCTGGCAGGCGTTGCAATCAATAAAACTGTCGCCGATGATCTGGTCAATCCGATGCGCGGCTATCGGCAGTATTATTCGCTCGAAGCAGGCGCAGATGGTGTGGTCAGTGAGACAGATCTTGCGATCGCGCGTGCTGGTATCAGTGGTATTTATAGTTTTGGGGATAATGCCTATGGCAAAGATCGCGCGCATCAGCTGATCGCAGGGATTGACACAGGTTATATCTGGGCAAGGGATTTTGATAAAGTGCCGTATAAGCTCAGATTCTTCGCAGGTGGTGATCAGAGCATTCGCGGTTATAATTATAACAGCTTATCACCATTATCAGATACAGGCTATCTGGTCGGTGGTCAGGCATTGGCAGTGGGTCGCTTTGAGTATAATTATGAAGTGATGAAAGATCTGCGCCTTGCGGTGTTTAGTGATGTCGGTAATGCGTATAATAAGGACTTTAGTAACGATACTAAGATCGGTGCAGGCGTGGGCGTACGCTGGGCATCACCTGTGGGTCAGTTGCGTATTGATGTCGCCACAGGGGTCAATGAAGACGACACGCCGATTAAGCTGCACTTTTTTATCGGTTCACCTTTTTAG
- a CDS encoding MFS transporter produces the protein MASQLSLFRRRAFNSMFFTQFFGAFNDNVFKQALILMLTYSAAAKLGMEVSLLNNLAALLFILPFFLFSALAGQISDKYEKSWLTRHIKLLEIIIMSMAAIGFIYEIYWLLFVCLFFMGAQSTFFGPIKYAYLPEAMPKNDLVGANGLFQTSTSLAILTGMMTAGVLTQLYFLEYWLSVLTIFIAILGYIAARQIPVTTIHAADLKIDWNIFRTSFDIIKYLYSLPLLFFIIMGNSWFWFYGATFLTQTPEVTKSILHGDESVVIFLLTLFSVGTAIGSLLCKTLTKNQVSFRLLPVGIAGLSIFAAALYFSLGNLSISADAPMTLDMLFKIDGVMPVFAELFLLGLSGGLYIVPLYTSMQAYAPIEHRSRVVGANNIFNAIYMVVSAVFAIVILTILGLSLGQLFLITGIVNLIFGVILYLKLQQYKNSLPISADDTPMLG, from the coding sequence ATGGCAAGTCAGCTCTCTTTGTTCCGTCGTCGTGCATTCAACTCGATGTTTTTTACCCAATTTTTTGGGGCGTTTAATGACAATGTCTTTAAACAAGCCTTGATTTTGATGCTCACCTACAGCGCGGCTGCCAAGCTTGGCATGGAAGTCAGCTTACTCAATAACCTTGCCGCTTTGCTCTTTATCCTGCCGTTTTTTTTGTTTTCGGCATTAGCAGGTCAAATCTCGGACAAATACGAAAAATCTTGGCTGACACGCCACATTAAGCTGCTTGAAATTATCATCATGAGCATGGCGGCGATTGGTTTTATTTATGAGATTTATTGGCTGCTATTCGTCTGCTTGTTCTTTATGGGTGCGCAGTCCACTTTCTTTGGGCCGATCAAATACGCTTATCTGCCCGAAGCCATGCCAAAAAATGACCTAGTCGGTGCCAATGGCTTATTCCAAACCAGTACAAGCCTTGCCATCTTGACAGGCATGATGACCGCAGGCGTGCTGACGCAGTTGTACTTTTTAGAATATTGGCTCAGCGTTTTGACGATTTTCATCGCCATCTTAGGCTATATCGCTGCGCGACAAATCCCCGTGACCACCATCCATGCCGCCGATCTAAAGATTGATTGGAATATTTTTCGCACCAGCTTTGACATCATCAAATACTTATACAGCTTACCGCTGTTGTTTTTCATCATCATGGGTAACAGCTGGTTTTGGTTCTATGGCGCGACTTTTTTGACGCAGACACCTGAAGTGACCAAGAGCATCTTGCACGGTGATGAATCGGTGGTGATTTTCTTACTAACTTTATTTTCAGTCGGTACGGCGATCGGCTCGCTACTGTGCAAGACTTTGACCAAAAACCAAGTCAGCTTCAGGCTATTACCTGTCGGTATCGCAGGTTTGTCCATCTTTGCGGCGGCATTGTATTTCTCACTGGGCAATCTGAGCATCAGCGCCGATGCACCGATGACGCTGGATATGCTGTTTAAGATCGATGGCGTAATGCCTGTCTTTGCTGAATTATTCTTGCTTGGTCTAAGCGGTGGTCTGTACATCGTGCCACTGTACACCAGTATGCAAGCCTATGCACCAATTGAGCATCGCTCGCGTGTCGTTGGCGCGAACAACATCTTTAATGCCATTTATATGGTTGTCTCAGCGGTATTTGCGATTGTGATTTTGACGATTTTGGGCTTAAGCTTGGGTCAGCTGTTTTTGATCACTGGTATTGTAAATTTGATCTTTGGTGTGATTTTATACTTGAAATTACAACAATACAAAAACAGTCTGCCGATCAGTGCCGATGATACGCCGATGCTTGGCTAA
- a CDS encoding M48 family metallopeptidase encodes MKKLTLSLALAALTTSAVAATGTYQSPALRGEITQAIKPQDTINLLEKSVKGLPVPSISVSEVKTIPTVAIPANTSGSTILDVTLVDELLDDVAPNARHYPTNFPTRTSEYLVKQNIKHLSDWIEPYASAPDASAETLLRAAKINGMARNLNLGNDYTVRAGNHMQKLLQVDPNHTEGNFLFGMMLSESGAFKEGRKYLDKAVAAGYTEAEQSIAQAELLGDNRSGALKRLQKLAAAHPDNAQIAEQVRIVENGGYYIWNIPDANLNIKAPQTAK; translated from the coding sequence ATGAAAAAATTGACACTATCTCTTGCGCTTGCAGCCTTGACCACTTCAGCAGTTGCAGCGACTGGCACCTACCAAAGCCCTGCACTACGCGGTGAAATCACCCAAGCCATCAAGCCACAAGACACCATCAATTTGCTTGAAAAATCTGTCAAAGGCTTGCCAGTGCCAAGCATCAGCGTCAGCGAAGTTAAGACCATCCCAACTGTCGCTATCCCTGCCAACACATCAGGCAGCACCATTTTGGATGTCACTTTGGTCGATGAGCTGCTTGACGATGTCGCGCCAAATGCTCGCCACTACCCAACCAATTTCCCAACGCGCACCAGCGAATATTTGGTGAAACAAAACATCAAGCACCTATCTGACTGGATCGAACCATATGCCAGCGCGCCTGATGCATCGGCAGAAACGCTACTACGCGCCGCAAAAATCAACGGCATGGCGCGTAACCTAAACCTAGGCAACGACTACACCGTACGCGCAGGCAATCATATGCAAAAGCTACTACAAGTCGATCCGAACCACACCGAAGGTAACTTCCTATTTGGTATGATGCTGTCAGAATCGGGCGCGTTTAAAGAAGGTCGCAAATACCTAGACAAAGCGGTCGCGGCAGGCTACACCGAAGCAGAACAAAGCATCGCACAAGCTGAACTACTGGGCGATAACCGTTCTGGCGCACTAAAACGCCTACAAAAGCTGGCAGCAGCCCACCCTGACAATGCACAAATCGCAGAGCAAGTGCGCATCGTTGAAAATGGCGGCTACTACATTTGGAACATTCCAGATGCCAATCTGAACATCAAAGCGCCACAAACAGCGAAATAA
- a CDS encoding triacylglycerol lipase, producing the protein MSMAKKTLASAIFLALCGSMSACSHLASPKQNVSQFVEQARSSIITSYSVSALSRSALINAGFNQDSCMSDFDACIKGIHDSTFEHNRRENLSVVAELHYARAQALALQDACRTELDRPPIDPYYANAPKSPDEIKAYKQAKINCASEYREALYQTLRYSYAYLFYPELTGTARGNSFASESDVRAQDLYQLAVNDIIAQVYRFKQGAFGGAIETVYNLDKPIIEPKFDQVIVAKLTSTQANQQTDLIVSMDNNPYYIAKVNEGRQQTFSELIPAYDPRLSKLDITSRRAGLGVNFVGSMQDRYIASIANKLEANRTDTLPSPEDPKYQSRIHQLGHMLITAVILPEGKSIDEVLHSRKFHAHLFDPLRHQSIDVLGTTQPLSANFSAGYALWLSENQLKPLSILNMLARHENATLPDLYMLEPYNPNKKVIIMLHGLASSPATWVNLTNTLLSDPVLGANYQVWQVAYSTNLPILENRYQIENLIQAAFNSVDPHAQDTASHNALLIGHSMGGVISRLLVSDDDLVDKLQTLDKTKEYRLISKLNDDQQHALASRLKLSRLPQVDEAVFISAPFRGTDYADRWFTRTARRIISLPIGLTQKTIDALDKVSNSANKDGLVGSLYLQNGASQLSDRSTFVALTGDVKINPAVRYHTIVGDHKGVMDGDLMSSGAAVSDKISDGIVPYSSSHLDGAASETIITGSHNIHESPKTVLQLRKILYQHIKSHE; encoded by the coding sequence ATGAGTATGGCAAAAAAGACATTAGCAAGTGCGATATTCTTGGCACTGTGCGGCAGTATGAGTGCGTGTAGTCATTTGGCATCACCCAAACAAAATGTCTCGCAATTCGTCGAACAAGCGCGCAGCAGTATCATCACCAGTTATTCGGTCAGCGCGCTGTCGCGCAGCGCTTTGATTAATGCAGGTTTCAACCAAGACAGCTGCATGAGCGATTTTGATGCTTGCATCAAGGGTATTCATGACAGCACCTTTGAGCACAATCGCCGCGAAAATCTCTCCGTTGTTGCTGAGCTTCACTATGCCCGCGCACAGGCTTTGGCACTACAAGATGCCTGCCGCACTGAGCTTGACCGTCCGCCGATTGACCCATATTATGCCAATGCACCAAAATCCCCCGATGAGATCAAAGCCTATAAACAAGCCAAAATAAACTGCGCCAGTGAGTACCGTGAAGCCTTGTACCAGACACTGCGCTACAGTTATGCTTATCTGTTTTATCCTGAGCTTACTGGTACAGCGCGCGGCAATAGTTTTGCTAGCGAGTCCGATGTCCGCGCCCAAGATCTGTATCAGCTTGCAGTCAATGACATCATCGCGCAAGTCTATCGCTTCAAACAAGGCGCGTTCGGCGGGGCGATCGAGACGGTGTATAATCTTGACAAGCCAATCATCGAGCCGAAGTTTGATCAAGTGATCGTCGCAAAACTCACCAGCACCCAAGCCAATCAGCAAACTGATTTGATCGTGTCGATGGATAATAATCCGTATTACATCGCCAAGGTCAATGAAGGTCGTCAGCAGACCTTTTCTGAGCTGATTCCTGCTTATGATCCGCGCTTGTCCAAGCTTGATATCACATCACGGCGTGCAGGCTTGGGGGTGAATTTCGTCGGCTCAATGCAAGATCGCTACATCGCTAGCATCGCCAATAAGCTTGAAGCCAATCGCACAGACACTCTACCATCACCAGAAGACCCCAAGTATCAATCGCGCATTCATCAGCTTGGGCATATGCTGATCACTGCGGTGATCCTGCCCGAAGGCAAAAGTATCGATGAAGTGCTGCACAGTCGCAAGTTTCACGCGCATCTATTCGACCCACTGCGCCATCAGAGCATCGATGTACTTGGTACAACTCAGCCACTATCCGCCAATTTCTCAGCAGGCTATGCGCTGTGGCTGTCCGAAAATCAGCTTAAGCCGCTCAGTATTTTAAATATGCTGGCGCGCCACGAAAACGCCACACTGCCTGATCTGTATATGCTAGAGCCGTACAATCCGAACAAAAAAGTCATCATCATGCTGCATGGCTTGGCATCCAGCCCTGCCACTTGGGTGAATCTGACCAACACCCTGCTGTCCGATCCTGTGCTGGGTGCAAATTATCAAGTCTGGCAAGTGGCATATTCGACCAATTTGCCGATTTTAGAAAATCGTTATCAGATCGAAAATCTCATTCAAGCCGCCTTCAACTCAGTCGATCCGCACGCTCAAGATACCGCAAGTCACAACGCCCTGCTCATCGGTCATAGCATGGGTGGTGTCATCTCGCGTCTGCTCGTCTCTGATGATGATTTGGTGGATAAATTACAAACGCTCGATAAGACCAAAGAATACCGTCTGATCAGTAAGCTCAATGACGATCAGCAGCACGCCTTGGCATCACGCCTAAAACTATCGCGCCTGCCACAAGTCGATGAAGCGGTGTTCATCTCTGCGCCGTTTCGCGGTACAGACTATGCCGATCGTTGGTTTACGCGCACGGCACGGCGGATCATCAGCTTGCCAATTGGTCTGACCCAAAAAACCATCGATGCACTCGATAAGGTCAGTAACAGCGCGAATAAAGATGGCTTGGTCGGTTCATTATACCTACAAAATGGTGCAAGTCAGCTGTCGGATCGCTCGACATTCGTCGCATTGACAGGTGATGTCAAGATCAATCCTGCCGTCAGATATCATACCATCGTCGGCGATCATAAAGGCGTGATGGATGGTGATTTGATGTCGTCAGGTGCGGCGGTCAGTGACAAAATCTCTGATGGTATCGTGCCTTATAGCAGCTCACATTTGGACGGTGCTGCGAGCGAAACCATCATCACAGGCAGTCACAATATCCACGAAAGCCCAAAAACCGTGCTACAGCTGCGTAAGATCCTGTATCAGCACATCAAATCGCATGAATGA
- the adk gene encoding adenylate kinase produces MRIILLGPPGAGKGTQAQLISKEFGIPQISTGDMLRAAIKEGTELGKLAKSVMDAGQLVSDELIINLVKERISQPDCANGCIFDGFPRTIPQAEALAAAGVDIDFVIEISVPDDEIVSRMSGRRAHLASGRTYHVVYNPPKVEGVDDVTGEPLVQRDDDKEEVVRDRLSVYHTQTATLIGHYQQVAQSGENAPAYHDFDGTKAIDTVRDEIFAVLKSK; encoded by the coding sequence ATGCGTATCATTCTATTAGGCCCACCAGGTGCAGGCAAGGGCACTCAAGCACAGCTTATCTCAAAAGAGTTCGGCATTCCACAAATCTCAACAGGGGATATGCTACGAGCCGCCATCAAAGAAGGCACGGAGCTTGGTAAGCTTGCCAAGAGTGTCATGGATGCAGGTCAGCTAGTGTCTGATGAGCTGATTATCAATCTGGTCAAAGAGCGTATCAGTCAGCCAGACTGTGCTAACGGCTGTATTTTTGATGGTTTTCCGCGTACGATTCCACAAGCAGAAGCACTAGCGGCAGCAGGCGTGGATATTGATTTTGTTATCGAAATCAGCGTGCCTGATGATGAAATCGTCAGCCGTATGTCGGGTCGCCGTGCGCACCTTGCATCAGGTCGTACTTATCATGTGGTGTATAACCCACCAAAAGTCGAAGGCGTCGATGATGTGACTGGTGAGCCACTGGTACAGCGTGACGATGACAAAGAAGAAGTCGTGCGTGACCGTCTGTCGGTCTATCATACACAGACTGCAACCCTAATTGGTCATTATCAACAAGTCGCCCAATCAGGCGAGAACGCCCCTGCGTATCACGACTTTGATGGCACAAAAGCTATCGACACCGTGCGTGATGAGATTTTTGCGGTATTAAAAAGCAAATAA
- the ccmI gene encoding c-type cytochrome biogenesis protein CcmI encodes MTQSLVLFFSLCAVLTVLLSLVVIFPWLKAKKATDNQLMSVNVKVFGERIAELDADKAAGLIDDAHYQAQITELKRQLLDAQTVAESHAPVGAKGRAIVMIWIPILAAVAYLTTADRTPVFALWQAQDTVGQVADDLLTGKIDTPPEWATKDSAALISAMQTNVHHHAYDANRWMRLSELFMMLDAKPQAMEALARANRLEPDNDEIALTFAQTSFFVNDGKLDTASRNALLSILAKTPTHEGALMMMAMGEAKAGNFSEAKAWIARLRSSLVASSGDRSEALASLDKLVANIDAQEAQIAQGVAVTVAISPAMVSQIKPEDVLFVSIGEQTGGAPYAVKRLSASELSANQVVVSLSDLDAMMPSRTLSSGRASGKVLVVNARISSSGNAIAQSGDLSANPVVLDKQSAVSLTISQVVP; translated from the coding sequence ATGACACAAAGTTTGGTTTTATTTTTTTCGTTGTGTGCTGTCTTGACGGTACTATTGTCACTGGTGGTGATTTTTCCTTGGCTCAAGGCAAAAAAAGCCACAGACAATCAGTTGATGTCGGTCAATGTCAAGGTCTTTGGCGAGCGTATCGCCGAGCTTGATGCGGACAAGGCGGCAGGGCTGATTGATGATGCACATTATCAAGCGCAAATCACCGAGCTAAAACGCCAGCTACTCGATGCACAGACAGTCGCCGAAAGCCATGCGCCAGTCGGCGCAAAAGGTCGTGCCATTGTGATGATCTGGATACCGATTTTGGCGGCGGTGGCGTATCTGACGACAGCTGACCGTACGCCTGTGTTTGCGCTATGGCAAGCTCAAGATACGGTAGGGCAAGTGGCAGATGATTTATTGACCGGTAAGATTGATACACCGCCTGAATGGGCGACCAAAGACTCAGCGGCGCTCATCTCTGCCATGCAGACCAATGTACATCATCATGCCTATGATGCCAATCGCTGGATGCGTCTATCCGAGCTGTTTATGATGCTTGATGCCAAGCCGCAGGCTATGGAAGCATTGGCACGAGCCAATCGCCTAGAGCCTGATAATGATGAGATTGCGCTGACCTTTGCTCAGACCAGTTTTTTTGTTAATGATGGTAAGCTAGATACAGCATCACGAAATGCACTACTTAGCATTTTGGCAAAAACACCAACCCACGAAGGTGCGCTGATGATGATGGCAATGGGTGAAGCCAAAGCAGGTAACTTTAGCGAGGCCAAAGCATGGATTGCACGCCTACGCTCAAGCTTGGTGGCAAGTTCGGGCGACCGCTCTGAAGCCTTGGCAAGCCTTGATAAGCTTGTGGCAAATATCGATGCCCAAGAAGCACAAATCGCTCAAGGTGTGGCGGTGACTGTCGCCATCAGCCCAGCAATGGTATCACAAATCAAGCCTGAAGATGTGCTGTTCGTGTCAATTGGCGAGCAGACAGGCGGTGCACCGTATGCGGTCAAGCGTCTATCAGCCAGTGAGCTAAGCGCCAATCAAGTGGTGGTGAGTCTTAGCGATTTGGATGCGATGATGCCATCACGCACACTCTCAAGTGGCCGTGCATCGGGCAAGGTCTTGGTGGTCAATGCACGCATCAGTAGCTCAGGCAATGCCATCGCCCAATCGGGTGATTTGTCAGCCAATCCGGTGGTGCTTGATAAGCAGTCGGCGGTGTCCTTGACGATTTCGCAGGTCGTGCCATAA
- a CDS encoding cytochrome c-type biogenesis protein: MKLNHSIMALLLGMSISTMAMASIDIYEFDSSQQEAQYRGLIEEFRCPKCQNQNLAGSDAPIAQDLKQKTYEMVKDGRSDTEIRNYMFERYGDFISYKPPVRPSTWILWFFPPVLLVLLILGWIYKARKGRSQLSADDTQALSSSEEAKLAKILAQHGGKTDDKQQ, translated from the coding sequence ATGAAATTAAATCACTCAATCATGGCGCTACTACTTGGCATGAGTATCAGTACGATGGCGATGGCAAGTATTGATATTTATGAATTTGATTCGTCACAACAAGAAGCGCAATATCGTGGGCTGATTGAAGAGTTCCGCTGTCCAAAATGCCAAAACCAAAATCTCGCAGGCTCAGATGCACCCATCGCCCAAGACCTAAAACAAAAAACCTATGAAATGGTCAAAGACGGTCGCAGTGATACCGAGATTCGTAACTATATGTTTGAGCGTTATGGGGATTTTATCAGTTATAAACCCCCTGTGCGTCCATCGACTTGGATTTTGTGGTTTTTCCCGCCTGTGCTATTGGTGCTACTGATTCTAGGCTGGATTTATAAGGCGCGTAAAGGTCGCAGTCAGCTGTCAGCTGATGATACACAGGCCTTGAGTAGTAGCGAAGAAGCCAAGCTTGCCAAGATTTTGGCTCAGCATGGCGGCAAGACTGATGACAAACAACAATAA
- a CDS encoding DsbE family thiol:disulfide interchange protein: MAKSNKRLLTFIIPLVIFVGLIIMLFMRLGKETDVQTSQLVGKPLPAFSLPLLSDPARTMTNSDLPKEPFLLNVWGSWCQTCYVEHPFLMELHAKGVPMIGVNYKDELANALAYIDKYQNPFIYTIQDYEGKYGLELGLTGAPESMIVGTDGVVYKHVLGEIGEKNWPSLQACMTSVADESLTKDAKLAACE, encoded by the coding sequence ATGGCAAAGTCAAACAAACGCTTGCTTACTTTTATCATTCCGCTTGTTATCTTTGTCGGATTGATTATCATGCTATTTATGCGACTAGGCAAAGAAACTGATGTGCAGACCAGTCAGCTGGTGGGTAAGCCGTTGCCTGCTTTTAGCCTACCACTGCTGTCCGACCCTGCACGCACGATGACCAATAGTGATTTGCCAAAAGAGCCATTTTTGCTCAATGTATGGGGTTCGTGGTGTCAGACTTGCTATGTTGAGCATCCATTTTTGATGGAGCTACACGCAAAAGGCGTGCCGATGATTGGCGTGAATTATAAAGATGAACTTGCCAATGCGTTGGCTTATATTGATAAATACCAAAACCCATTTATCTATACCATCCAAGATTATGAAGGCAAATATGGCTTGGAATTGGGTCTGACAGGTGCGCCCGAAAGTATGATTGTCGGCACGGATGGCGTGGTATATAAGCATGTGTTGGGTGAGATTGGTGAGAAAAATTGGCCAAGTCTGCAGGCGTGTATGACAAGTGTGGCTGATGAATCATTGACCAAAGATGCTAAATTGGCAGCGTGTGAGTAG